From the Lactuca sativa cultivar Salinas chromosome 9, Lsat_Salinas_v11, whole genome shotgun sequence genome, the window TTGTGGGTCTGATACCATTTGATGCATATTTGGACCGCTCCAAGAGTCCACAACACGACTTGGATTTCCAACACCACAATTGACTTGAAATTTGGAGCTTGGAATCAAATTTACAGCGTCATAAAACACGATAAACAAGAACAAAAAACAAGAAGAAAGGATAAATGACAAGAACAATAAAATGATAGTAAGATGATCAAAATAGACTTATAGTTTGAAACTTCGGTGAAAACAAATCAAGACCTATTGATTTAAGTTTGATGAAAACAAGTTAAGACCTATTAACTTGAGTTCATGATCAGAATCAGGAAACCCATCCCAACAAAGACTAATTTCGAATTATACGCAACAACTCTAATGGACAACAGTTCAAATTTTCATATATACAAGGATTTATATAGCCTTACAATCTAATGGTAAAACTAATCAAAAGACTCTTAATAAGTATGCCAATAAATGACTTATTTTAAtgctaataaaaataataataaaagctaGTAACGTCTTGTCTTGGGAAGTAACACCTTGGGAAGTGGAAAAtgtaacatccccaaattcacggtcatttaaaaaaaaattatttatgcttatttgaaaattagagtaaAAATAATATTACAGAATTTGTTctaagaaaacatgataaatatattatcaaagtatttccgaagaaatgtaatttgtttatattaaaactttgggatgtcatcgtcaatacagaaacataaacatataaacagacttacattcatttacactagtgatctacatctcttttaatctatcagtgtaatgtagctttgtatcgacacttgtgatacaaataagctgagtgagtcaggttgggaaacctggtgagtacatagggttttcaacccaaaataatataattattatgtttaatcatcaaacaatcaacccaattatctATCCTTGTTATCTTTTTTATTCTTAagaatctaccctaagaatcttctatcattcactcattcattcctaaggattctcataaggaataggcacgaagtccatcgttgccaatgacacaactgccaatgttatctattaggcacatctgccaatattatcatttaggcacAGTTGCCGGGATTATgacgttctctattaggcgcaacatgcaatattatcctttaggcaCAACTACCAGGATATTTAAAGTACATCCGGTGAACACATAAATCAAAAACACCTACGGGTTATGGCGCAACTGTCAatattcatctatatcatctttcatccatCATTATTtatctacccaacatattcatagatataaaatacatatacagtttaactcatttaaaacatgtataaatcattcatctagcattgatatcaagaacacatataataggcacacaagcacgtaatttatattaactatttcatatctatgtgtaagatgaaagtaactatacactcacattaGTAACGTGATTGGatagaatctaactagaaacAGTCAGCGGTTCGTGATCGTCGGGCTCGGGACGTGGAATACATTCAGCAaacgagagagaaagaagttttAGGTATAAGAAATGAAAGAGtcgaacttgctatttataggttgATTTTTGGTCTCTCGCGTCGTGAGCCACACATGCTCATGTCGTGAGGCATGCCTGCTCACCTtatagacttgccatttgcgtccctagaTTCGGAAGGTATCTAATTGACTCCTCACGTTGTGAGAATCCATGAatctatgctcacgtcgtgagtccagtcagattagggtttttgacaCATGTCATGCTATCAGACAACTGCATCTTcagaaggtcataacttttgcatacgagctccatttttgacgttctttatatccaggagtaggtggagacatactctacaactttcatttagatcactaaggctaaaaagtgttttatcgtaaactcactttttacgattcccggtgtcgtgttggttttgtcgcgaaacttcgtcaggtcataacttctttgttataactcggatttcaacgttctttatatgtacagaacccttgtgacatatactataacttggttaatattatttattataaatattcttctatcaaaaagtcatttttgacgcttattgtctcaaaattgactagcccaaataTGCGGGCGTTAGAGAAAAGGTGGCTACAACTTCCAAGGCGTCCAGGAAAGCTCCACGTGTAACGTAGCTTCGCATCTAAAAAACACCGTTCACATCAGCAACCTTCACATCCATTCAGTCTTCGTTCGCAACCTCCTATTCTGTCGACCCTTCGCATCCAAGGTTTTACCTGAATCACATCCCAAAGAAAGTTGCAACCAAGCAATCCATCGCATCCATATATCCCATTGGTACTGAGTAGCTTTTGCATCTAAGTATGTTTCCCATCCAAGCTTTCGCATCCAAGTCCCTCAGAACCAACAACAAGCAAATTGTATCCACGCCCATTGGAACCAAGCTATTCAGAACGTAACGTCTCGCATCCAATCGCAACCAAATTGGTACTTGAAGTCACATTCGCAACCAAGTCGTCCGTACTCGCAATTGCTCGCAAGGGACTCCAACGCCTTCCACTCTTTCACAATTGAACCCGATTGATTGCAACAACTTGCGACTGTTTAGATTCGTTCACATCCTTCCTGCACTCGCAACCTATTGCAATGCAAACATAAGTTTATGCTAGAGAAACAACTTCCATTAGCTTTTGATCCTTCGTTTCTGGTCGCAATTGACAATCATAACCACTTGCCATCTGATGGGAATTTAAAGTTGGAGAATTGTTGTCTATATACGTATCacaaaattatgacaaaaaatGAATTATAAACTTCTATGTTTGAAAACTGCTCAAACTGTTACAAGGTAGTTTCAAACTTTCACAAAAAACGTGTTTAAATCAGGGTCAAGACAAAAGTAAAAAACAAATCAATTTTCTAAAAATCAGATTTGTTATGTATTTTTAACCAAgcaacataatcaaaataaaaaatttccgCATTGACCTGGTAGCTAGACCCAGTCAGGGGATTTGCTTCTTAGGCCCCGGTATCAAAGGCATTTCGTTCATTCAGGGGCTTCTCCCATAAATGACAGTGCATTTTGAATCTTGAAAAAACTCAAATAAGTATGCACTCCTCAAGATTGTTTTTGGTCAACAAATCAATCTCATTATATTTAGACAAAATTTCataattggtccctgtggtttacagAATATCTCACTTTGAGAACTTCCTAGCAAAAAGTCACACgactggtccctgtggtttgtaaAACTACATGAAAGGTCCTCCTGCCGTTAAATCTAACTTTTTTGCAGTTagatttataggaaaagactatTTTGTCCTTGTACCAATATTGCAATACACTACAAACctcaaggaccattcgtgtaattttctaaatatgaaattatatatatatatatatatatatatatatatatatatatatatatatatattttaaatttcataattttgtatatatataaattataaatataaattttatatatatgtatatatataatttcaacaattttataatttttttttatctctttGACATTTTGTTtatttacttgaatcaaaatatataaaaacattgaaaaacatacataactaaaattataaacttaaattCGATAAATCATAtcgaaacttttttttttcttaattatgaaatgaaagactattttttttattttttatttttttaattttatgttgttacggtttattttttttttactttgatgCTACCATAGTTAATatcgttagcaactttatgtttgcatttatcattatcattatttgaccttttgttttctatttttgttataattttaattatttattattcttctattgtttttatttattttgattcaattaATGAAAAattgaaacataaaaataaaaaaaaaaacccaaattttGCACCAAATTCTAATATacactaatatattaatacattttacattttcatctttttttggttttttcgtatttttttaatttttttcatattattttttaattatttccttttttttgttgttgtttcgtgttatttttcatcaacttgataacttttttttgactttttccaaaaagtgtaaaatgtatgaatatagtagagtatattacaattttggtgtttgaaattttttagtttttttttttttttataattttggttatttatggtttttgtaattttttttcattcgattaaataaaatagttatatttacaaatataaataaaaaaaataaacataacttttttattcacacaaatcaaaataaaaaaaagttacaaaaaacataaataacaaaaattaataagaaaaatgcgaaaaaaaccaaaaaatatgaaATGTGTAAAATGTATCAATATATTAGAGTATTTTAcattacttgaatcaaaataaataaacacaatagaataataataaataactaaatatatataaaaaaacaacaaaatgcgaaataatgataatgataaatgcaaacataaagttgctaacgatATTAACTATGGAGCAtcgaagtaaaaaaaaaaaccgtaacaacataaaattaaaaaaacattagCGTTTCATttcataattaagaaaaaaaaaaagtttcgatatggtttatcgaatttaagtttataattttagttatgtattgttttttaatgtttttatttattttgattcaagtaaataGACAAAATGTCAAagagataaaaaaaatttatcaaattgttgaaattatatatatacatatatataaaatttatatttataatttatatatatacaaaattgcgaaatttataatatatatatatatatatatatatatatatatatatatatatatatatatatatatatatataattgtatatttagaaaattacacgaatggtccttgagGTTTGTTGTGTATTGCAATATTGGTACAAGAGCAAAATAGTCTTTTCCCTAAAAATCTAACGACAGGAAAGTTAGATTTAACGGCAGGAGGACCTTTCATGTGATTTTACAAACCACAGAGACCAGTCGCGTGACTTTTTGTTAGGAAGTCCTCAAAATACGATATTTTGTAAACCACATGGAGTAattgtgaaattttgtcttatatttaaataataatagtGAAATAAATCACCAACAAAAAAACCCTAGTTAAAAACATTAAGGACTAACCAATCAGATTACCTAAACCAGAGATACCATTGTGCAATTTACACTTCATTTATTTTAGTGTTGGTGTGAAAATTTATAGACTTTTTACTTTTAAATTACATTGACAACATTtagtttctaataaaaaaatatttaacgcCTTGTTTCCtagtttttttctttaaattcatcaaaggaaagaaaaggaaaattttgaccgAAAGAAAGGGAGGGGAAGGAAAATATTCATTATACCGTGTTCCCGAGTTCGAAGGAAATGAaaagaaatgaaaggaaaatttTATGTTTTCGTGTTTCCGAGTTaggaggaaaaagaaaataaaacttgaaattttccttcccctcactttcttcccaaatccACCCAATTTGGGAGGAAAATTTGGAAGTAAAATATGACTCTAAAATCCTTCCCATCCCTTCGCTTTCCTtccattaatgaaactcgggaacacgattttccttcgataccCCTCACTTTCCCTCCGTATCCTCTCATTTCCCTCCTTAAGTAGAACTCGGGAACAAGACGTAAACGACAACTCCGAGACTGAAATCGACTCTGGCATACAATATTTGATAAAAAATATAGTTATTTTTGTAAATAAACTCATTTACAAAAGATACTTTAGAATATCCCTGAAGTATCTTTGTGTTATATGATTACAATCATATAAATAAATCAATTGCCGAAAATGACCTCAAATATTTATTTACCTATAAATTATAAGGAGTGgtagtattttttttctttctcaagTTCggttagtaaaaaaaaaaaaatcaacaattttgaaaacaagaACAGGTGGGGGTGGGTGCACACCATGTGTTGTACCACAACCATTGAAAATGACAGCACTAACGTACACCCCACGCCAGCGCATTTTAGCCTTAACGCCTGCATATTCTACTCTTGTATAAAACAACCCACCCCTACCTCCGAAACTAACGCACGTCGGCCATCGTCCCCACCAAACGCCAACACTATGGATCTCCGTCGTAGACTCCCTCCTAGACCTCCATCCACTACCTTCCTCAACCAACAGAAGGCTGTTACTGACGGTGAAGATCGGTCACCTTCCTCCACGAAGGCCGGTGTTATTGATCGCTCACCGTCGCCAGTTCCTAAAGCGTCGGATGCATTACCGCTTCCTCTTTACCTAACAAATGGCATTTTCTTCACTTTGTTCTTCTCTGTTGCCTACTACCTTCTTCACCGTTGGCGTGACAAGATCCGGTCGTCTACGCCGCTCCATGTCGTGACGCTCTCGGAGCTGGCCGCCATCGTCTCCCTCATTGCCTCGTTCATCTACCTTCTAGGGTTCTTTGGCATCGATTTCGTGCAATCCTTTATCACCACCGCACGTGGCGAAGAAGACAGTTTTGTGCTTGAAGGTGAAGTCGAACACCATTCTGAACCTAAACCTAGAATTATGGATCCACTGCCGTCTCTCGCTCTCGCGTCTGAAGAGGACGAGGAGATTGTGAAGTCTGTGGTTTGTGGATCGGTTTCGTCGTATTCTCTGGAGTCACAACTCGGGGACTGCCTTAGGGCTGCTTCGATTCGACGGCAGGCGTTGGAGAGAACAACGGGGAGGTCGTTGTTAGGATTACCCTTGGAAGGCTTGGATTATGACTCGATTTTAGGGCAGTGTTGCGAGATGCCTGTTGGTTATGTTCAGATACCCGTGGGAATCGCTGGCCCGTTGTTGTTGAATGGTTGTGAGTACATGGTGCCTATGGCAACCACCGAAGGGTGTTTGGTTGCAAGCACAAACAGAGGCTGTAAAGCTATTTTTGCATCCGGTGGAGCTACAGCGATTCTTTTGAAAGATGGAATGACGAGAGCACCTGTTGTAAGGTTTGCCACGGCGGAGAGAGCTTCACAACTCAAGTTCTTTCTTGAAGACGCCATCAATTTTGATACATTAAGCGTCGTTTTCAATAAGTAAGTTCCCTCTCTATCAGTTCTTTTCAATATACATAAGTAGTTTTCCTATCTAATTCTCTAAGTTCCAAATCCGAATTCAGCTGCATTAGACAGGTAACAGTCATGTAATTATCATATGCAATCGCCATATCTGATGTTGATAGGTTCAACTCCGTACAAAACTAGTTTCTGGTTCATAATCGATCTTATCTTTTACTATAAACAGATCAAGCAGATTCGGCAGGCTCCAAAACATTCAATGCTCAATCgctgggaaaaatctgtacatcaGATTCACTTGCAGCACAGGTGATGCTATGGGAATGAACATGGTATCAAAGGGTGTCCAAAACGTGTTAGACTTTCTTCAAAATGATTTCCCAGACATGGATGTGATTGGCATATCTGGTAAGCCCTCCATTTCTCTTAACTTCATATGTTGGAGCAATCAGCAACCATGGATTCTTGAATGTGTTATGAAATGTCAATTTGAGTAGGAAACTTTTGCTCGGACAAAAAACCTGCTGCCGTGAACTGGATCGAAGGGCGTGGGAAGTCTGTTGTTTGTGAAGCAGTGATCAGTGAAGAGATTGTGAAAAAAGTTCTTAAAACAACAGTTCATGGTCTTGTAGAACTTAACATGCTCAAGAACTTAACTGGTTCAGCCATTGCTGGTTCTCTTGGTGGCTTCAATGCCCATGCCGCCAATATTGTGTCTGCAGTCTTCATAGCCACTGGTCAAGATCCTGCCCAAAACATTGAGAGCTCCCACTGCATAACCATGATGGAGGCTGTCAATAATGGAAAAGACCTCCACATATCCGTTACTATGCCTTCAATTGAGGTATCCCTTCAGTTTCTCTATAAATTAAAATCAGGATCATTATGATTTCTAatctttgataatcctttatatTAAGAATGCATTAAACAACAGAATGAAACTAaaacaaaaccaattcttgtttTGGGCAATGTACTATTAATTATAGCCAAATTTATGCAAAATAGCCACATACTTCAATTGTTTGTCCATCAGGCATTGATGATGATTGTTGCACATGTGTTATTTTGTCCTATATCTATTTTTAGCAATTGTGGACAGAAGCTAAATCATGTTCCCATTTTAAGTAAAAAACATACATTGCCTAAAATAAGAAATCGGCTACAGTTAGGGAGGTGCATTTAACCCTTCAAACAACAGCTAGCCTAGTTTACATGTGGCCCTCTTTCTCCCTTTTTTTTTCCTATCAAGTACTCTATGGATAAATGTTTGACTTGATACAAACAttgtgaagggtaaaatggtcatattGATTTGGTGTatgtttgtttatactttatattagGTTGGTACGGTTGGAGGAGGGACACAGCTGGCATCACAGTCAGCATGTCTGAACCTACTTGGAGTGAAGGGTGCAAGCATTGGGTCACCGGGGTCAAATGCGAGGCTGTTGGCGAGTGTGGTTGCTGGTTCGGTTTTGGCAGGTGAGCTGTCGCTGATGTCAGCAATAGCAGCGGGACAGCTGGTTAAGAGCCACATGAAATACAATAGATCAAACAGGGATATGGCAGCAATTGCATCAACTGTTTGAAGCTTTTgcagttttatttatattaaattgtatttgtgtttgtgtttgtatcGATCAGTCTTATGTATAAATTAAAATCTATAGGGGAGTCCTGGTTTGTGAAGAGCTATTTATTTATAAGTCGTTATTTTTTGATTGGTAATTGTTTAATTTTCATTAAAAGCCATTTAATTATTGATCATCAATTTATTTTACAGATAAAAACTTTTAGAGTTATTCTCTAAAACGACCATATGTTGAAGAGATATATCTCCATATGACCATATTTTTCCAAAGTACAAGAAAAATGACCATCAAAGCTATGAACTTCACCTTGCTACACCCATGCTTTAGGTCACGTTTAGTTGtggaaaaacaattttcatttcCCGGTTTCAATTTCGTTTTCCGTTTTCAGTTTTCATTCGAAATGGTGGCAGTTATGTTGATGGTGGCGGCGATGGTGGTAGTGATGTTGATGGTTGTAGTGGTGGTGGGGTGGTATTGGCGTTGTCGGGGGTGGCAGTGGTGCTAGCAGTGTCGTGGTGGTGGGGTGGGtgtgtgtttatattttagaattttttagaattataaaaatatggaaaataatgattatcatttttctaaaattttctatgttgtttgtaattttagaaaacgAAAATTccatgaaaaatttagaaaaatgatTGAGCTAAACGTGTTTACAAAATGAAATTCTTATTTTTCTTGGAATTTTTTCCGAAAAACGGCTCATTTTTTCGTATCTAAACGCACCCTTAGTTTTTTCTGCAAAAGCTTTGGATAGGGAAAAAAATaggttgcttattgcttattgcttattgcttaatcTCACCGCAATAAGCAAATTTAAGTGTTTGAATAGAAGTCTTTAAAAATCAGCTTATTGTGGTAGGAATAAGCCaaataaactgattttaataAGCAATGGGAGAATGTTTATTGCTTATTGGTCATTTTACACATGTAAGCTGTCTTGTTTGCCAATCACTTGaaaatgcttattgcttattgcttattctcagcgcaataagctaatccaaacacatttttaaaaaatgcttattcccaccgcaataagctaataagctaaaaactaTTTATCCGAACACCCCCTAACACCGATATGCGGAGAAATAGTACTTTCATAAGATGTTAGAGGGTGtttgttttatcttttaaaacatcttttagtttttatcttttaaaaagaAGCTAAAAGGTGTTTGGTAAAGGCGAAAGATCTTTTAAGAGCTACTTTTCGGATATaaggaaaatgaactttttgaaAAGTCACCTAAACCTGactttttgaaacttttgaatcCCTTCAAAGTTAAATTACTTTTATAACCCCTTCAaacttttgaaacttttaaaagtaTGTATTTTTTAGTCATTTTACATGTAAAAGTTAAACCAAACTCTTTTTAAAAACAACTTTTGACTTTTGCCCCTAAAAAACTAATTCAAACACATTTTAATAAACAACTTTTATAAAAAGTCATTTTACAAAACTGACTTTTGCTCcttaaaagctaagccaaacaccctcttATTGCTTCCACATTCCATTGCAGCCTCGAAGACAACGATATGGCCCTGAGTTGTCGTATGCATTTGTTAGTTGGGAGAAATTAAATTTACCTTCTTCCCCATATGGTtgttatataattcaaaattagaGCCTTGCTATTGACTCTCAGTCTGCCATCCTCCCTCCTAATTGACTATTTGTTGGTGTTGAATTAACTTctatttatgtttaaaaattaATCATGTTACTCTCCAATTGAGTTAACCTATAGTAAAAAAGGAAGATACGATGATTCGAAGTTTGTTAAAAAGAACGACATTAACTCAAGAGATGGTTACTACTCAACATTCAAAAGAGGCAGAAGTACCACCCTTGatgatcaaatgaaaaggtgTTGTGTTTATTAGTGGTTATTTTGAACGGTATGGAGCCACAACAATTCTAGTCTTTGCCTGCCTCTACCACCGACTAtcctgctatatatatatatatatatatatataaatgagcaTAAAACACTAATTCCCAAATTACCCTTCTACTATTCTATTGGCTAACATCATTAGTGGAATCCTCCCCTGGTTGCTTCCCATGATCTCGTGGCCCCCTTTTATTTCTCCTGTGATAGGTGAACTGGAGTGATGGGTGTGTAACATTACCCCTTCCCAAAAGACTGATCTTGTCCTCAAGATCGACTTCTGGGAACAATCCTTGTATGTTCTCAAATTCTTCCCACGTAGAATCAAATTTCGGCCTGTCCTTCCATTTGAGAAGTGCCTCCATCTGTTGCCCTTTCTCATTATTCCCTTGACAAACCCCTAACACAGCTTCTGGTACCAGTATTAACTCGAGGTTGTGTGTCAGTTGTGGGGGAAGTTCAGGTTGCATTGCTCTATCTCCGACTACTTTTTTTAATTGAGAGACACGGAAGACGGGGTGGACCTTTGCCCCTTCTGGCAGGTCCAATTTATAAGCAACGTAACGTTACCAATGCTTTGCAGAAGGGGAAATGACTTAGGAGACCATCGAAGTTTCAAAtttgttcaaaaaacaccattcATGTATTACATGCTCAAAAAACACCATCAAACTAAGACATATATTCAGAAAACACCAACGAAGTACATATTctgttcaaaaaacaccatctcTATGGTTTGGGGGTAACTTACATGTTTAGCCCCTAACTTTTTTTCTTAACTCGGACGGTCCCTAGTGTTTATATTTATTTTGCCTTCGGACCATGATCGAGTTAAAAGACTAATATACCCTTATTAGTTTCATTTAACgtttatttttattactttttaattatttatacaattgatatatttattaaataataataacataaattctataaataattaataaataataaaaataatgttaaaTGAATGTAATAAGGGTATATTAGTCTTTTAACTCGATAAGGGTCTGAAGTCgaagcaaatttaaactaaagGGACCGTCTGAGTTaagaaaaaaaagttagggactaaATCTGTAAGTTACTCAAAACCGTAGAGATGGTATTTTTGAACATAACATGTACTTCgttggtgttttttgaacatatGTCTTAGTTTGATGGTATTTTTTAAACATGTAATACTTGAATGGTTTTTTTTAAACGAATTTAAAACTTCGATGGTCTCTTAAGTCATTTTCCCCTTTGCAGAATTAGGAACGGTCCATAGTAGCGGACAGCTAGCTTTTGCCAAGCTCTCTGTACCACTGATTTCTGTCGATAAGGTTGTAGTTTGAGATATGCTTTCTCTCCCACTTCGAAGCTGAGTTCCTTACGCTTCTGATCACTTGAATCTTCATCTTCTGTTGCGCGTACATAATATGGCCTCTCAAATCATCCAATAAGCTATCCCGTTCGATGAGTTGTTCCTCGAGGGACGAGACCCCCGTGCTCCTACAAGGTATTCGATAAATCCCTGGTGGATCTCTCCCGTAGACTATCTTGAATGGAGAGAAGTGGGTTGATGTGTGATAAGCGGTATTGTAACAGAATTCAGCCCATTGGAGCCACCGTGCCCACTATCTTGGTTTTCTTTGAACAAAAATAGCAGAGATATAGTTCCAGGGACTTGTTGACGATCTCCGATTGACCATCCGTTTGCACACGGAACAACTCCCACCAAAAAGTG encodes:
- the LOC111876391 gene encoding 3-hydroxy-3-methylglutaryl coenzyme A reductase 1 → MDLRRRLPPRPPSTTFLNQQKAVTDGEDRSPSSTKAGVIDRSPSPVPKASDALPLPLYLTNGIFFTLFFSVAYYLLHRWRDKIRSSTPLHVVTLSELAAIVSLIASFIYLLGFFGIDFVQSFITTARGEEDSFVLEGEVEHHSEPKPRIMDPLPSLALASEEDEEIVKSVVCGSVSSYSLESQLGDCLRAASIRRQALERTTGRSLLGLPLEGLDYDSILGQCCEMPVGYVQIPVGIAGPLLLNGCEYMVPMATTEGCLVASTNRGCKAIFASGGATAILLKDGMTRAPVVRFATAERASQLKFFLEDAINFDTLSVVFNKSSRFGRLQNIQCSIAGKNLYIRFTCSTGDAMGMNMVSKGVQNVLDFLQNDFPDMDVIGISGNFCSDKKPAAVNWIEGRGKSVVCEAVISEEIVKKVLKTTVHGLVELNMLKNLTGSAIAGSLGGFNAHAANIVSAVFIATGQDPAQNIESSHCITMMEAVNNGKDLHISVTMPSIEVGTVGGGTQLASQSACLNLLGVKGASIGSPGSNARLLASVVAGSVLAGELSLMSAIAAGQLVKSHMKYNRSNRDMAAIASTV